One Candidatus Dependentiae bacterium genomic window, TGAATTTTGGAACTTTCTTTGCAGGAATTTTCATCTTATTGCCTGTTGCTGGATTAATACCAACACGCTCTTTGCGGCGCATAACGGTAAAGGTACCAAAACCGGTCAAAACAACTGATTTGCCTTTTTTCAAGGTGCCTTCAACAGCTTTGATGAAAGATTCAAGAGCATTTTTGCAAATCGTTTTAGAAAGTTTTGTTTCTTTAGCCATTTGCTCGATTAACGAAGCCTTGTTCATAACAAACTCCTCATCCTAAGGATGGATTTAAACGTTAGAAACCACACAACACACGTCAACACAAACAAATCTCTTTATCAAAGACAGAATTGTTCATCCAATAACTTTTGTCAAGTATTGCCATCGATTTTCCGAGTATTCTGTCTTCTTGGAGAAATATTTTTCTAAAATATCTGACTACAACATTACTTGCAAAAATTAATACAATGCGTTTTTTGAATAGATTCGGAGAGAGTAAAGCGGAGTTTATCCTGAGCCTGTCGAAGTGATAAAACACTCTATTTATTGCTCAAGCCCCGACGAAGCGTCCAGAATGAGCAGGATTCAAAATTATAGTGTGACAGCTTGTTCCTCGATTATATCGAGAATAAACTCTGCTTGCCAAATTGGCCTGTCATCCGTAGCCATGTAGTAGGTAGGATGGTGCCGAGGGCCGGACTCGAACCGGCACGGGATTTTGTCCCGAGGGATTTTAAGTCCCTTGCGTCTACCTATTCCGCCACCCCGGCACATTTCATGATTTCAAAATTTGGAGGCGGCACCCAGAATCGAACTGGGGGTCGGGGTTTTGCAGACCCCTGCCTTACCACTTGGCTATGCCGCCTTTTTTTTACTTATTTCAAAGCCGCTTTAAGGCTAAACAAGAACACCAACCATATTAACGGGACCTGTTTCTTGTATACACAATTGAACAAAACTTCCAATCATATCGTCAGATCCTTGAAAGTGTACGCGAACGTTACCTTCAGTTCTTGCTAGAAGTTTATCATGTGCGACACGTTTTTCAACTAAACATGTAAAAGTTTTTCCAATATTGTGTAAATTTTTTTCTAAACAGATCTCTTTTTGGCGTTCTTGCAACAATTCAAGCCATTTTTGTTTATCTTGATAGGTACTTGTATCTTCCATATTTGCAGCACGCGTATATTTCCGTGGTGAGTAAATGAAAGAATAAACTAAATCGTACTTAACTTTTTCCATCAATTCACGCGTAGCCAGGTAATCCTCTTCAGTCTCTCCTGGAAATCCAACAATAATATCTGTTGAAATTGTTGCACCAGGAAGCAGCTCACGAATCCAGCCAATCTGCTCAAGATACTGTGCTGCTGTATAGTTACGCTTCATCAAATCAAGAATGCGATCTGATCCCGATTGTACAGGAAAATGGACATACCCAGGAAGCTTATCGCGATGCTGAGCAATTACTTCAAAAAGTTCTCGCGTCATATCTTGAGGATGAGGACTGATCCATCGAACCCAAAATTGTCCCTCAATTGCTGCTACACGTCGCATGAGTTCTGGAAATTTATGGCCTGTTTCTGGATCGATATAAGAATTAACATTTTGACCAATAAGCGTAATTTCTTTAGCGCCGTTGGCAATATCATGAGCAACACGGTCCAAAATTTGAGCCATTGGATAACTCACCTCGCCACCACGTGTAAATGGAACAATGCAATATGCACATGCTTTATTACACCCGGTCATAATATTCACGTATGAACGGTTTACTTCTAAAGGCTTTTCAGCACCCGGTTTGTCCGCAATTTTCTTTTCAGCTTTCTTAAGGCCCAACGATACAAAACGAGGTGTACTTAATAATTTTTTAAACTGTACCACTTTTTTAACATCGCGATCTTGACCACCCGATTTAACATTTAAATCAGGGGCGCTCTGAAACATTTGCTTGGTTGTTTCAAGATTCACGACGGCATCCATCAAATATGCCTTCAGAGTGTCATACTCTTCACGAGCCCCATACACAAAGTTAACGAGGTCAAAGCGCTGGTAAATCTCTTTTTTCTTATAACTGGCAACACATCCAATTACCCCAATTTTCATATAAGCACGAGCTTTTTTATGCTCGGCAAGCTCACCAAGGTACGAGAAGAGTTTCTGCTCTGCCTTGTCACGTACCGCACAGGTATTGACAATAGCAAGGTCGGCTTGCTCTTCGTTTTGCACCTCTTTACAGCC contains:
- a CDS encoding MiaB/RimO family radical SAM methylthiotransferase: MINYFFKTYGCQANVADSQGLAKFLDELGCKEVQNEEQADLAIVNTCAVRDKAEQKLFSYLGELAEHKKARAYMKIGVIGCVASYKKKEIYQRFDLVNFVYGAREEYDTLKAYLMDAVVNLETTKQMFQSAPDLNVKSGGQDRDVKKVVQFKKLLSTPRFVSLGLKKAEKKIADKPGAEKPLEVNRSYVNIMTGCNKACAYCIVPFTRGGEVSYPMAQILDRVAHDIANGAKEITLIGQNVNSYIDPETGHKFPELMRRVAAIEGQFWVRWISPHPQDMTRELFEVIAQHRDKLPGYVHFPVQSGSDRILDLMKRNYTAAQYLEQIGWIRELLPGATISTDIIVGFPGETEEDYLATRELMEKVKYDLVYSFIYSPRKYTRAANMEDTSTYQDKQKWLELLQERQKEICLEKNLHNIGKTFTCLVEKRVAHDKLLARTEGNVRVHFQGSDDMIGSFVQLCIQETGPVNMVGVLV
- a CDS encoding HU family DNA-binding protein, encoding MNKASLIEQMAKETKLSKTICKNALESFIKAVEGTLKKGKSVVLTGFGTFTVMRRKERVGINPATGNKMKIPAKKVPKFKPGKKLKDIVS